The genomic window TTTAATCAGGCGTCCGCGGGTTGGCTTGCGGACGCCACTAGCGATTGGGCATCCTTACTTGCGGAGTTCGAGGTCCGCGATTACTTTCGTATACTTTTCTGGTGCTGTGTTACGAAGGTAGTTAAGAAGTTTTTTGCGGCGGTTAACCAACTTCACAAGTCCGTAACGGCTGTGATTGTCTTTTTTGTGCGCTTTGAAATGCTCTGTGAGATCTTTAATGCGAGCGGTGATCAACGCGATTTGTACTTCCGATGAACCTGTGTCCATTGTTGTACGTTGGAATTTCTTAACGATTGCGGCTTTTTGGTATCCGAAAACTGCCATTATTTCTCCCTTTCAATTGGAGTGTTTTGATTCCTTCAGGACCTCGTTCGCGTCATGGCTGTCGACGAACAAAGTTTTCTGAAAAACGCTGTTAAAACGTTGAACTAGGGGTACCGAAGATAGCGCGAAATGTCTAGAAAGAATCGCCCGAGTCGCAGGCCTTTGCCGGGGGCCCTGCCTCACGGAGGGGATCGCCAGGCCGCAGCGACGCAATAGCTTCAAGCCCATTAGGGCTGGAAAACACGTCGGATTTTATAAAACTCTCCAGGTTCGGCCGCCAGAAGCGCTAAAAGGCGATTTTCCTCACGGTCTATAACCCGTATGGGAGCTGGCTGAGTTCCAAGCTGAATTTTTCGCAAAAGTTCAGCCTGAACAGCTTTCGAAATCTGGCCATTTTTTAGCAAAGCGGCATCTTGACCCGCTACTTCAATTCGTCCGAAATGCGGAAGCGCCTCGTCAAGTGGCACCCAAGACGAGCCCAGCACCTCGCCGGACCTCCCCTTTCGATTCTCCCAAAGGTCGGAAATCGTCCCCAGCCGCTTCGCTTTCGCCACATTGAAAGGCGCGCTCTCGACGCGGCGGAGAGCACTCACCGTGCCGCCAAACCCTAGTAATCCTCCCACGTAATTCGCCCAGGCTCGAATAAAACTGCCTTTACTACACGAAATTCGCATTGTGAACTCAGCCGTTTCCGGCGACCAGCTTAACCATTGAAGTCCATAAAAGGTCATTTCGCGAACTGGAACTTCTTCGGGACGTTCGCCCTTGTGCGCAAGCTCATAAAGTTTTTTCCCGCCGACTTTTACCGCAGAGTGCACAGGAACTTCTAAACTCAATACGCCGGTCGCAGACAAGGAGACTTCCCGCACCCTGGCTTCTGACACTTCCTGAAGAAACTGTCCTTGCGAGTCGCGAAGCGAAGTTTCTTTTAAAACTTTCCCCGTGATGTCCATCGAGTCGGTTTCTAAGCCCATTCGAACTGTGACTTCGTAGGACTTGTCGCCGTTAAGAAGATAATCGGAAATCTTCGTAGCTTCGCCAACCAACAAAAGCAGCAGCCCAGAGGCGAGGGGATCAAGAGTTCCAGCGTGACCGATGGAACGAATACCAAGCGTGCGCCTTGCTCTCGCAACGACGTCGTGACTGGTCATTCCTGGTTCTTTATCAACCAAGAGAACGCCGTTCACTCTGACTCTCCGTTTGTGTCGCTTTGGGCTCCGCCCTTCGCTGCTTTCGGTGCAGGAGCACCGAAAGATTGGGGAGATTCCTCATTGGTGTCGCTTTGGGCTTCGCCCTTCGCTGCTTTTGCTTCATTGGGTTTGGTGGGGCGAACGCTGTCGAGAATTCCCGAAAGACGAGCCATTTTCTCAAGACCCGTATCGAGAATGAATTCGAACTTTGGAATGTTTTTTAGACGAAGTTGTTTGTTGACGTCGCGAACGAGTTCTTGCGTTGAGTCCTCAAGTGCTTGAAATATGCGCTCGATCATATCGTCTTTTTTCGCTTCGCTAGCACCATCGGGAGTAAAAACCGAAACATAGACCTTGGCGATTTTGAAATCGCGAGTCACATCCACGCGAGTGATTGTGACCGGTCCCCTTGGCACATCGCCCAGACCTCTGATGATCCGATTGGCAATAATGTCGCGGAGGGTTTTCGCCACCCGCGACACTCGTACATCATGATCTTGGCCGCCAGAGCTCATTTAGAACTCACGCGCGATCGATTCCATCTGGAACGCTTCAATCACATCGCCAACTTTAAGATCGTTGTAGTTTTCGATGCTCATACCGCACTCGTAACCTTGTGCGACTTCTTTTGCGTCATCCTTAAATCGCTTCAAGCTGCCGAGGCGACCCGTGTAGATGATTTTTCCGTCGCGGACGAGGCGAACCTGCGCCGAGCGAACGATTTTTCCATCGACTACAGAACAACCGGCGATCGTTCCAACTTTTGGTGCATTGAAGATGTTGCGAACTTCCGCACGACCCAATTGTGTTTCTTTGGACTCTGGAGTGAGAAGTCCGGAAAGGGCCTTCTTCATGTCATCCATCAGTTCATAGACAATCGTGTAAAGCTTGATTTCAACGCCAAGTCGTTTTGCTTGTGACTGCGCTCCACCGTCGGGACGAACATTGAAACCAACTACAATCCCATTGGCGGTCGAAGCCAAAAGAACGTCGGATTCATTGATACCGCCAACCGCACTGTGAACGAGCTTCAGCTTCACTTCGCTCGACGCCAACTTTTCGAACATTCCTTTGATCGCTTCCGCAGATCCAGCAACGTCCGATTTCAAAATAATCGGAAATTCTTTAACGGCGCCAGCTTTCAGTTTATCGAAGATCGCTTCCATCGAAACTTTCGTTCCTTTGTTCGCGTCATCAAATGCCTGTTTGCGAACTCCAGCGATTCGAACTGCATCCTCATCTGATTGAACGATATCAAAGCGGTCGCCTGCGTTGGCAACCGCATTTAAACCTAGAATCTCAACCGGACAACTTGGGCCAGCTTCTTGAACACGCTCGCCGCGATCATTGATCAACGATCGAACACGTCCCGGAACAGAACCAACAACAATTGATTGTCCGACTTTCAAAGTCCCGTCTTGAACCAAAAGCGTGGCAACTGGTCCACGGCCTTTATCCATACGCGACTCGATGACCACCCCTGTAGCTGAGCGTTCGAGGTTCGCGTCTAGCTCTTCGACTTCCGCGATCAGCGAAATATGATCTAGAAGTTCCGACAGACCTTCCTTTTTAAGCGCTGAAACCGGAGCGTAAATCGTTGTTCCGCCCCATTCTTCAGGAACGAGCTCAAACTCTGTCATCTGTTGTTTGATTTTGTCCGGGTTAGCGCCTGGCTTATCCATCTTATTAATCGCAACGATGATCGGTACACCGGCCGCTTTCGCATGATTGATAGCTTCTGCTGTTTGCGGCATCACACCGTCGTCCGCTGCGACAACAATGACCACGATGTCAGTGACATTCGCTCCGCGAGCACGCATTGCCGTAAAGGCTTCGTGGCCCGGCGTATCGATGAAAGTGATGACTCGACCACCATCTGTGGTCACTTGGTACGCGCCAATGTGCTGCGTGATTCCGCCCGCTTCACCTTCGGCAACTTTGGCTTTGCGAATAGCATCCAAAAGTGAAGTTTTACCGTGATCGACGTGTCCCATGATCGTGACTACTGGTGGTCGCACGATTCGCGACGCATCCAGTTTTCCGAACGCAGTCGATTCGATCATTTCCTCTACGGACTCGTGCACGTTTTGCGCTTCGAATCCAAATTCAGGAACGATGAGAGCAATGGTATCGAAGTCGAGATCCGTCGACATCGTTGCCATCACTCCTTGAGTCATCAAAGTTTTCGTAATCTGCGCGGCCTTTAAGCCCATTTCTTGCGCGAGATCAGAAACCTTCATTGTTTGGTTTACTTTAACGACGCGCTTCGAAGCGCGTGGAGTTGTTTTTTGTGTAGAGAGGCCCGCACGGGACAGCATTCCCTTTTTCTTTTTTGGTTGGAATACCATTTCGCGTTTACGGAATTCGGTCGACGAGAACGCTGCAACTTCTTCTTCTTTCGTTGCAGCTCCGCCTGCTCCAACTCGCTTTTCGCGTTTTACTTCAAATTTCTTTTTATCAAGCATGTCGTCAAACGGGTTTCCACCCGCTGATGGCATGACCGGTGCCGAGACAAAGCCCGCACGAAGCGGTCGAGCTCCGCCGACTCCGCCACTACCGAAACCAGTACCGACAGGGCGTGGTCCACCGCCACTTTGGAAACCTACTGGTCGTGGTCCACCACTTTGAAATCCACCTGGGCCGGCCGGTTGCGGACGGGGCCCTGCCGGTGCCTGCACACGGGAAAGGTCCATGCGACCAACAATGTTGCGACGAGGTTCAGACCGAATTCCACTTTGAGGCCCATGTGCTGTCATAACAACTTCGCGCTTTCGCGCGGGCGTTGCCGGGCCACCAACAACTTCCGCTCCACTCGCTGGTTCAACAGAAATCGTGTCGCCTCCAATTGATACCGGATCGAGAGCTACTGAAGCTCCAGCTACTTGAGCCGCAGGCGAGGAAGTCACTTGGGTCGATACCTGGGCATTTGCAACTACGTTCTCTTCGATCTCGTCAGCACCGGAATCTCCAGGCTCGACAGTTGCGACACCAAGGTTTTCGCTACCGACGTCGACACTTCCCGCATGAGCCTGTTCACTGCCTGGATCCAAATCGATTGAATCTGTTTGCGGTTCGTCGAGACCTGGATCGTCCACATCATCGCCGTCGGTTTTCTTCCGAACGACAACTTTCGAAGCTGCCTTTTTGACAACTATACCGGTTTTTTTTGCTGCCGTTGCCGGCGCAGAGGCAACCGCCTCAGACTTCACAGTCTTGGTCGTTGTTTTTGCCGCTACTTTTTTTACTGCAGCACCAGCCGATTTCGCGGTGGTTCTAGCCTTAGCAGCTACTTCGTCGGCATCAGCACCTTCCGAAGTCGCTTTTTTGGCGGCTTTCTTCGTCGCCTTCTTGGCATTTGATCCGGCTGATTCAGAATCTCCGCGAAGCTTCGTTCGAATTTCTTCGAGCATCTCGCTGTCGAGATCCGCCATGTGACTTCGAACGGGAAGCTTCCACTCACGGATCTTATCCATAAGTGCGAGCGTCTCCATGCCGATCTCTTTGGCAAATTCGAAAACCTTCACTTTGCGTCCTTCCACTTGTACCACTCGTTCATTCTCATTTCGTAAGCCGGCTTACTCTGCGCTCTCCGGAGCTACTTCTCCGCTAGAGTCTTTGTGTGTTTCTTGTTGATTCAATGCTGCCAATTCAGCTCGCAGACGTTCGTCAGCTTGCGACTTCGCACTGCCAACTGGGGTCACGGCCTGGATCTTCACGGGTGCTGCTGGCACTGGCAGACCTTCTTTTTTGTACTTTTCAACCAAACCTTTTGCGTCTGAGATGAGTTTTTCGGCTGCCTCGGGCGAATCGTAGCCCGGGATCGCCATGACGTCAGTTGCCTTTGCATCCGCTAAAGATTGGAAACTTCCAAATCCAGACTGGAACACGTTCTGCGCCATTGTTTCGCTCATGCCAGGGAGCAAAAGAAGATTGAAAATCGCATCCGCTGTTTTTTGTGCCGCTGAAGATTCGCTGAGAATATCCAATTTCCAAGTCGTGATTTTCGAAGCAAGGCGAACGTTTTGTCCTTTGCGCCCGATAGCTAAACTCAACTGCGTATCGGGAACGACAATTTCCATTTCTTTGTTTGCCTCATCAACGAACACCCGCGAAATCTCCGCCGGTGCAAGCGCATTACAAGCAAAGCGAGTAATATCCTCATCCCAATTGATGATATCGATTTTTTCGCCGCGCAACTCCTGGACAACCTGCTGAACGCGACTTCCTTTCATACCAACACATGCGCCAACTGGATCAACTGCTGGATCCTTCGAAACCACGGCGATTTTCGCTCTCGCGCCAGGTTCGCGGGCGGCTGCGACGATTTGAACAATTCCATCGTAGATTTCAGGAACTTCTTGTTCGAAAAGCTTAATTAAGTACTGCTCGCAGGCACGAGACATAATGATCTGCGGGCCACGCGTAGTTTGGCGAACATCCAAAAGATACCCTTGAACTCGGTCGCCAGGCTTGTAGACCTCGCCTGGGATCTGTTCGCGAAGAGGAATAAATGCTTCCGTTTTTCCGAGATCAACGACGATCATCCCACGTTCAACCCGGCGAGCGATCCCCGAGGCCACTTCGCCTCGGCGCTGTTCGAATTCATTGTAGATGATTTCACGTTCGGCATCGCGAACTTTTTGAGTGATGATCTGCTTTGCCGTTTGGGCCGCAATGCGCCCTAGTTCGGTTGCATCCATTTTGATCCCGATCGAATCGTTGACCTGAATATCAGGATTCAATTCGCGAGCTTCATCTAGTTTAATCTCAATTTCTTCGTCGATGAAGTCTTCGGGCATGACGACTTCTTTGAACTCATAAAGTTCAACCTCACCGGAGTCTTCGTTATATTGAGCTTCGATTTCACGATAGGTGCCGTATTTTTTACGCGCCGCTACCAGCATGCCTTGAATAACCGCATCAATGACGAGTTGCTTATCAATGCTTTTTTCTTTCGAAACCGCATCAATCATCCGGCTCAAGTCTGAAAAATTATCGCCTGCCATCTGGTCCTCCAGAGTACTCACTCACGCTCGTCAAACCTTTGGCGAATCTGCCAGAGGCGAACTTGCGCTCGTTTACATTTACTTCTTCAATTCCAACATAACAAAAACGTTTCGAAGCTAAGTAACCATTCAGTTCAACTAAATCAGCGCAACTAAATCAGAGCCATCAAGTCACTACATTCACCCGCGGTTCAAGCCTCCTCAAATGGGATGCCTCAACTTACTTGTGTTTGCCGTGGACTTTGCCGCCTTTTTCCGCTGACTTACTTTGCTTCTTCTCGTGTTTTTCAAAAATAAATACGGTGCTCGCCTTCGTGATCTTGCCAAGTGGCACTTTCACACGAACGACATGCCCGCCATTTTCAGCATCAAAAACCAAACGTGCGGATTTTTCGTCTGCTGCTGAAATAACGCTTTCTCCGCTCGCACTTTCAAGTCCAACGATGATCCCCTCAAGTTGCTTCGCTTTTCCCAATTTTACTCTCAGTGCTTCTTCTAATTGGGGATTGAGCTCCGCAAACGATTCGAAGGCTTTAACTTGAACCCGCTTGCCGATCGCACGTATAAAGTGGGCCGCAGTCCGAAGCGATCGTTCAAGACCGGGACTCGAAACTTCAAGGTTGTACGCTCCTCCAGGAATCACATCATCGACATCCAAAAGCAGGTTCAAACCGCGAGATACATTGCTACAATCTTCGATGGAAACTCCGCCTTCACCAATCTTATCGATGTAAACGCGCAACGCCCGACTGCCGCCAGCACCTACGAACTCGAAATCATAAATTTCGCAAGTCTCACGAGCCGCCACTTCCGTGGCCATCTTTAATACTTTTTCACGCCACCCAAGCGATTCCCCTTCAACTTCGTCGATCGGAGTTTCGTCGGTGTTTTCGTGGGTTTCGAGCTCTTCATGATCAGAACCCTGACCACCCTCGAGGCCTTCATTTTCAATCCTAGAATTTTCGTTCTCAATATCGAATTTCAAAAACATCCCGTTCTAAACATGTCGCTGCAGCCGCCGGCATCCGTAGCAATAGCCACGGCCATAGCCATAGCCAAAAAAAAATGGCCTTTTGGGGCCATCTGACGGCTTTGTTCGTAACAAACCTCTTACCGAAAGGCAAACTCCGCGAGCTGTTTAAACAAGAGACATGGCCCAGGTGGCTACTGCTTTACTAGACGCCCAGTGTACCGCTGCCGCCTAGCAGACATCAAAACTGCGTCGATAGGCCCAGAAACCGAGCCCGAATAGTAGCCCTTGCGGCGCCGCTGCTCAATAAATCCGCACCTCTCGTAACAACGGAGGGCTGATAAATTATCGGCACTCACCTCGAGGCCCACTTCAATGGCTGGCGCCTCAATGGTTGCGGAGTCGACGACGTGCGGCGCGCTGCCGGCGGATTGAATCGACTCGATATGGGAGAAAAGAGAATCGATTAAAGTTCCCGCCAATCTGTGACCCCGTATAGGCCCCAGCGTTACAATTAGCATAATCTCCCAGAGCGGGCCCGGGGGACGAAAGCAAAGAAATGCCTTTAATCGGTGATCGTGCTGCCCCAGCGCTACGAGTGTAGATCCTTGCGAAAGCTCAGCCTGAACAGAGGCCACGGTCCACGAACCGACCCACGCCTCTCCCCGACTTCGAGCATCGGCAATCTCTTGCTCGATTTCCAATTTTATCAGTGCTTGGATTGATTCCTCTAAAGCATTCAGCAGAGCAATTCTATATTGAGGTTCAACGTTCACAATCGCTTAGGCTCCAACAAAATTTCTGACGCGGTACTTGCGCCGTAATACCGATCGCCATTCAAAAAGACGGCGTTCCGTTTGGCTTCTGACGAGCGCCGACTTGATATTGTCCTTGAAATTTTCAAACGGCATGTTGCCGAAGCGAAGGCGATTTTTTTTATAATATTGAAGCGCCTCGGCGTCAGTCACATTGACGAGCGATGCGTCGCTTTTGAGACGCTCCAAATTCTGCGCGACTAGCTTTCGCTCGACGATATCCCGGATCTCGGTGACCGATGGTTCAATTTTATCCCATTCCAAATTTGATTTCCAACCATCAGCAACGGCTTTGGCAAGCCTCTGGATTTCGGCTTTGTCTGTCGCTTTCGAGTCGATCTCGCCCGCCTCCAAAAAAACGGTCCACTCATCCAAGACGCGAAGCACCTGGTTCGGAAAGTTCGGGTCGGTCGCACCTAAAACCCGCTTTAGCGATGGAGCGCCTTGAAGCACCTGGCCGATCGCTTCGTTCATCCGAACTTCTCTCGAAGTAACAATCCGCGGTCCGACTTCACCCACTACGCGGGTCACCGTTTCCGGCTTGTTTTCTATTTTCGGGGTAGGCGTCGAGTTCGCCGCCGGTCCCTGCGCATTCGCCTGGGTCAACGTAAACAAAAATAGCGGTACAACTAGAATGCTCACTGAGATCGACATAAAGTGATTATGTTCCACGAGGATTGAAATTCAAGTCGCGAATAAAAAAAGAGCTGCGGGTCATTACACCACGCGGCTCTATTTATGTCACTTCGGGCGCTGCCCTCCGCTGCTTTTCGTGCAGTGGCGCGAAAAGATTTATCTTATGTCGCTTCGGGCTTGGCGACCATCCGCAGGAGGGCCCCGCCAAGCCCTTCGCACGAGGTCCAGGCCGTTAGAAAGTAAACTTGCCGGTCAACGAACCAAGGTAGTAGTTCAATTCTTCGACTGCTTTTCCAGCCCGTGGGTAAACGAACGAAGCTTGGTAGTCCGAGTTTTCTCGGTAAGCAATATTCTTCATCCAACGGAGATCAAAGCCAAGTGCGAATGAATCTGTCAACTGAACATCAAGTCCAACCAAGGCACCAACGTCAAAGGCGTTAGTTGAAACGCTTTTCACGTTGCCCATGCTTACCATGTTGAAATACTGCTGATCTTCGTATGTTCGGTAAGTATAGCCCGCGATTGCTCCAACAACTGGGCGAAGTTTGCCACCCAAGATTTGATACTTGATCGCAGCAGAGAAGTTGTACTGGCTAAGTGTCTTAAACGGCGGAAGACCGTAAGAGTACCCTGCTTGCATATCTTCAATGTCATACTCCGAAAACTGGAATGTGCCTTCTGCAACTAAACGCTCTGGGGTCACCATACCAATCGAAAACCCAGTTGCTACATTTCCACGAACATTGATCGCATCGGGGTATTCGCCGATCCCAACCAAACCCTGAACGTAGAAAGAAGTCTGCTTTTGAGTTTCTTTTGGCTTCATCTCATCAAGTGCTGCGCGAATTTCTTCTTTCACATTCACTTTTGGTTCTTCTTTATGAGCTGGAGCAACCTCTACAACATGTGGCGGAGCCTGGATCACTTGAACTGTTTGCGGCGCTACTTGTTGTTGTGCAGGCTGATTGTTGCCGCTGCCAAAACCCTGGTTAAACAATCGCTCCCCACGGGCGCGCTCGTCGTCCATTCGAGCTTCTTCTAGCTTTTCAACAATTTTCTGTTCTGTTTGAAGTTCCATCGATTGACGTTCGCGACGGCGGCGTTCAGCTGAAGACATCGTCAAAGGCGAATCCTCAATCACGTTCGTCGGCTGATCTTGAATCACGGTTTGACCGGAAGACTGCGTCGACTTTTGATTATTCAAAATCACGATTCCAGCCTGAGGAGCGACCTGGGCCGTCTCGGCTGGCGTGACTTCAACAAGTTCACCCGTCGTTTCGTCAATCTGTACTAGTCGCTTTTGCGACGACTGCGATTGAGCTTGAGCTCCAACAACAGATAATAAGACAGCCAATTGAAGGACTGCCGCTCTCAAAATGAGGCCTCGGTTAACGGATTTCATCACTCTCTCTCCTCTCGTGACTGTTAGACATCTTCAGCCATTGGCCACTGACGCCTTCTAGTCCCTGAGCAAAATTGACAACTCGGCATCGATTAAACGCAGGAGCTGCTTTCAACGGGTCCTTTAAAGGCAAGCTCTGTGCCACGATGCGTCACTGGCCGAGAGTTCAGGCGGAAACGCTTTAAACCCCGAGTTGAGGTCGCCGATTGCGAACTAAGTAATCAAAATTGAAAGCAAGGACCCGGATTTGGTGTTGGAGTTCCTTACAGTCTTGAAAGAAATTCTTGAGCGTGACGTAAAGAGGCCCTACTTTATGCCCTCACTTGAGACTCTTCTCAAATGGCCCTGTGGTGGAATTGGTAGACGCGCTGGACTCAAAATCCAGTACCTTCACGGGTGTGGGAGTTCGATTCTCCCCGGGGCCACCAGTTATGTCGCTACGGGCTCCGCCCTTCGCTGCTTTCGATGCAGTGGCATCGAAAGATTGGGACCATTATGTCGCTACGGGCTCCGCCCTTCGCTGCTTTCGATGCAGCGGCATCGAAAGATTGGGACCGTTATGTCGCTACGGGCTCCGCCCTTCGCTGCTTTCGATGCAGTGGCATCGAAAGATTGGGACCATGTTTGTCGCTACGCTTGCTGATTTAATTTTGACATACTTTACTTTTTTAGCTGAGGACCAAGCAGCTTCTCCTTCAATCAGTCACAAGCTACAGCCAGGATATAGCGTCTTCTTCTCAAAATTGAATCCAAACTCCCATGTTGGCGAACGCCAACAAATTCGCAACGCCTATGCCCTTTCTTGTCACTCTGACGACGACTTGGGCTGTTGATGAATTACAAACTCAAACAACTGGCCCTTGAATGAGGATCAAAACATGCAAACCAAACATGCGTCGGAATGTATTTGAACGCGTGGAATAGGCTCTTTTATGGAAATACACAAAAACGCGCTGACGATTGCTTCTTTGTTTCTCGTATTGGCTTTCTCCGGACCAATAGCGAGCGCGGACAAGTGCGAAGAGCAATTTGTTAAACTCGAGACGCGGGTCGAACCTTTAAAAAATCAGCTTCTACAATTCGATCTCCGCGACCTAATCTTTCAAAATAATGCGCTGGCGAAAGCTATTAAATCCGGCCAGTCGGTAACACAAATCAGGATTATCAAAGAGTCGCTCGAAGAAATGGCTCAGATGATCGAGCGTCAAGCGATCACAAGAATTAGCGCCCGACAAGCTAACGACGGTCTTCCATTCTTGATGCAACATTTCCGGACACGAATTAGCCGAGCCCGTGAACATGGACAAACCTTTAATGAGTATAGCGAACTGTCGCTTGAGCTCACTTATTTGTTTGACGGTTTAGTTTCCGAAAAAATTGCGCCCGAAATCAATTCGGCTGATGCCAAGCGCGCGCTTACATTAATTAAGAAAAGGGCCCAAGAAGTCGCGCTCGACGCCGCAGACTATGGCGATCGACTAGGCATTGTACCGATTCCTCTCGCCCAAGTCCTCCATCACTCGGGATTAGTAAAGCTTTGGATTTCGCGATCCAAACCACGCGGAATTGTCGATGAAATCACCGTTGAAGATGACCGTAACTTGAAACGTCCGGCGCCATTCTTGGCACACGATGATGGTCACTTAGTTGAACTTGAGCTGCGTCTAAATGGTTTGACTCGATCAGAAATCGACAAGCAGTACCTTGAACAACAGCGGCGATATATGGCACTTCAAGAACGAGCGGTTGCTGTCGGTCTCTCGGATCGGACTCGCTATATCATGGACATTTTCATCTTCGAGAAAGTTCATGAACGCTACAAAATATTTTCGTCTTTAAAAGATTCGATGCTCGATACGATAGTTTGGGACTATCGCGAGAAGCCAGTTCGTCATTCGCCACGCAATACGTCAACAATCGCTGCTCGGATCCTAAATGACT from Deltaproteobacteria bacterium includes these protein-coding regions:
- the rpsO gene encoding 30S ribosomal protein S15; translated protein: MAVFGYQKAAIVKKFQRTTMDTGSSEVQIALITARIKDLTEHFKAHKKDNHSRYGLVKLVNRRKKLLNYLRNTAPEKYTKVIADLELRK
- the truB gene encoding tRNA pseudouridine(55) synthase TruB, whose product is MNGVLLVDKEPGMTSHDVVARARRTLGIRSIGHAGTLDPLASGLLLLLVGEATKISDYLLNGDKSYEVTVRMGLETDSMDITGKVLKETSLRDSQGQFLQEVSEARVREVSLSATGVLSLEVPVHSAVKVGGKKLYELAHKGERPEEVPVREMTFYGLQWLSWSPETAEFTMRISCSKGSFIRAWANYVGGLLGFGGTVSALRRVESAPFNVAKAKRLGTISDLWENRKGRSGEVLGSSWVPLDEALPHFGRIEVAGQDAALLKNGQISKAVQAELLRKIQLGTQPAPIRVIDREENRLLALLAAEPGEFYKIRRVFQP
- the rbfA gene encoding 30S ribosome-binding factor RbfA; translated protein: MSSGGQDHDVRVSRVAKTLRDIIANRIIRGLGDVPRGPVTITRVDVTRDFKIAKVYVSVFTPDGASEAKKDDMIERIFQALEDSTQELVRDVNKQLRLKNIPKFEFILDTGLEKMARLSGILDSVRPTKPNEAKAAKGEAQSDTNEESPQSFGAPAPKAAKGGAQSDTNGESE
- the infB gene encoding translation initiation factor IF-2 encodes the protein METLALMDKIREWKLPVRSHMADLDSEMLEEIRTKLRGDSESAGSNAKKATKKAAKKATSEGADADEVAAKARTTAKSAGAAVKKVAAKTTTKTVKSEAVASAPATAAKKTGIVVKKAASKVVVRKKTDGDDVDDPGLDEPQTDSIDLDPGSEQAHAGSVDVGSENLGVATVEPGDSGADEIEENVVANAQVSTQVTSSPAAQVAGASVALDPVSIGGDTISVEPASGAEVVGGPATPARKREVVMTAHGPQSGIRSEPRRNIVGRMDLSRVQAPAGPRPQPAGPGGFQSGGPRPVGFQSGGGPRPVGTGFGSGGVGGARPLRAGFVSAPVMPSAGGNPFDDMLDKKKFEVKREKRVGAGGAATKEEEVAAFSSTEFRKREMVFQPKKKKGMLSRAGLSTQKTTPRASKRVVKVNQTMKVSDLAQEMGLKAAQITKTLMTQGVMATMSTDLDFDTIALIVPEFGFEAQNVHESVEEMIESTAFGKLDASRIVRPPVVTIMGHVDHGKTSLLDAIRKAKVAEGEAGGITQHIGAYQVTTDGGRVITFIDTPGHEAFTAMRARGANVTDIVVIVVAADDGVMPQTAEAINHAKAAGVPIIVAINKMDKPGANPDKIKQQMTEFELVPEEWGGTTIYAPVSALKKEGLSELLDHISLIAEVEELDANLERSATGVVIESRMDKGRGPVATLLVQDGTLKVGQSIVVGSVPGRVRSLINDRGERVQEAGPSCPVEILGLNAVANAGDRFDIVQSDEDAVRIAGVRKQAFDDANKGTKVSMEAIFDKLKAGAVKEFPIILKSDVAGSAEAIKGMFEKLASSEVKLKLVHSAVGGINESDVLLASTANGIVVGFNVRPDGGAQSQAKRLGVEIKLYTIVYELMDDMKKALSGLLTPESKETQLGRAEVRNIFNAPKVGTIAGCSVVDGKIVRSAQVRLVRDGKIIYTGRLGSLKRFKDDAKEVAQGYECGMSIENYNDLKVGDVIEAFQMESIAREF
- the nusA gene encoding transcription termination/antitermination protein NusA, with amino-acid sequence MAGDNFSDLSRMIDAVSKEKSIDKQLVIDAVIQGMLVAARKKYGTYREIEAQYNEDSGEVELYEFKEVVMPEDFIDEEIEIKLDEARELNPDIQVNDSIGIKMDATELGRIAAQTAKQIITQKVRDAEREIIYNEFEQRRGEVASGIARRVERGMIVVDLGKTEAFIPLREQIPGEVYKPGDRVQGYLLDVRQTTRGPQIIMSRACEQYLIKLFEQEVPEIYDGIVQIVAAAREPGARAKIAVVSKDPAVDPVGACVGMKGSRVQQVVQELRGEKIDIINWDEDITRFACNALAPAEISRVFVDEANKEMEIVVPDTQLSLAIGRKGQNVRLASKITTWKLDILSESSAAQKTADAIFNLLLLPGMSETMAQNVFQSGFGSFQSLADAKATDVMAIPGYDSPEAAEKLISDAKGLVEKYKKEGLPVPAAPVKIQAVTPVGSAKSQADERLRAELAALNQQETHKDSSGEVAPESAE
- a CDS encoding ribosome maturation factor RimP — protein: MKFDIENENSRIENEGLEGGQGSDHEELETHENTDETPIDEVEGESLGWREKVLKMATEVAARETCEIYDFEFVGAGGSRALRVYIDKIGEGGVSIEDCSNVSRGLNLLLDVDDVIPGGAYNLEVSSPGLERSLRTAAHFIRAIGKRVQVKAFESFAELNPQLEEALRVKLGKAKQLEGIIVGLESASGESVISAADEKSARLVFDAENGGHVVRVKVPLGKITKASTVFIFEKHEKKQSKSAEKGGKVHGKHK
- a CDS encoding GNAT family N-acetyltransferase, whose amino-acid sequence is MNVEPQYRIALLNALEESIQALIKLEIEQEIADARSRGEAWVGSWTVASVQAELSQGSTLVALGQHDHRLKAFLCFRPPGPLWEIMLIVTLGPIRGHRLAGTLIDSLFSHIESIQSAGSAPHVVDSATIEAPAIEVGLEVSADNLSALRCYERCGFIEQRRRKGYYSGSVSGPIDAVLMSARRQRYTGRLVKQ